The DNA window AAATAATGAGAAGACTCCTTAAGGACATTGCAGAAGGTAAAGTTCTTGGCGATACAACAACACTTACAGAACCTGAAGTCATCGATACATTAAAAAAACAATATGAAGTAATTGAAGGTTAAAAATCTAAATTATCTCCAATATCTCTCACTTTATCTTTTTTTCTTTTCTCTAAATACTTGTATACAATTGAATGTGGTTTTCCTTCCAATATCATCTCTAAAGCTTCTTTTGCATCTGCGGCGCCATCATAATCCCCTATGATAGAAACAGTCTTACCATAAACACAGATATCTGTACTTGTAAGGTCTTCAATTGTTTTTCTTGTGCTGCCATCCTTCCCAATGATTCTGCCCCTTTGTCTTTCCCATGCTTTGGAAGATTTACCGAGATAATCTGGAAGGTAAAGCATTTCAAAAATAAAAATATCGCTAAAAATCTTAGAAGCTTTTTCAAAAGGAAATCCCCTTCCTATGGCTCTGACAATGTCTCGCGCCTTCCATAGATTTAAAGGCTCTTCTGCACCGTCTTTTTGAAAAATTCTGACAAGACCTTCTTCACTATCAATTTCAAGTTTTACTGAAAGCCTCTTCTCAATATGCCTCTTAACTTCGCCTTCTTTTCCAATAAGAACGCCTAATCTATCCTGAGGTATCTTTACAAATTCTTCACTCATTTAAAATCCCCTTTAACGTTTCATTCACTTCAGGCACTTCAATATAATTTGAAAAATATCTAGTGATGTTTTCGATATCTCTTTTGAGAAAATCCTGTGCCATAATGCTATCTTTTATAGTTCCCTGTGCAAAATCAATGAAGTAAATCTTTTTACCCATAAGTATATTATACTCACTTAAATCAGCATGAATTAATCCTGCTTTGTACAATTTATCAACATTTTCTATTATAATATTGAAGTCCTTTTCAGGATCTCTTGATTTATTATCTTTTAGAGTAGGATATGCCTTTGTATTCTTGCCTAAAAATTCCATTATCAAAATATTGTTTCGCGTTAGGATTGGTTTAGGAACATTAATGACTTCGCTTGCTATTTTCAAATTCTTAAACTCTCTTTTTGCCCAGGAAAAAACTGTACTTCTCTTGTCTTTTTTTGTATAATAAAATCGCGGATCTCCTACGAGATATTCATACATCTTATTAAAGTTAGAAGTTGCAATACGATAAATTTTAACGGCAATCTCTTTTCCTTCTCCGTCTTTTCCATAAAAGACGTTTGCTTCTTTTCCGGTTGCAATCTCACCATTTAAAGATTCAATATAACCGTTATTCATAAGCTTAAAGAGTGTGAGACGAGTTGATTGGTCAAAAACTTCATCCCTGACTTTAAAGATATCAGAATCTCTATCTACCCTTTCACGCTTTAGATTCTTGATTTCTTCTTTTCTTTCATAAACTTCTATATGATCTTCAATGTCGCCCATAATCTAAAGAGTCATGTAGCCGTTATCAATTAGCCATTTTGTCTGGGCCCTTGAATATCGGTATATGATATTTCCTCTTTCATCACCCTTAAGTTCCCATGGTTCTACTAGGACAACCATGCCCATTTTAATCCATAGTCTTCTCTTAAATTTCCCTGGAACAGAGCAAATCCTCTCTTTTCCATCTGTACATCTAACTTTCATTCTGCCTGCGCCAAGCATCTGATCGACAACGCCCAATACTTCTCCTTTTTGAGGAGTTCTCGTTCTCTGGACCTGTTCCTCATCACCAGTAGTTCTAGGTTGATATTTCAGATAATCCCTCCTATATAGACCGTATCTCACTTATAATTTCAACAAGATAATCAATAACGGATTTTTTCAAATCCATTGGATGGACTTCCTTCGATAAGTAAGCCCTTTCAAGTGAGTCGTATGAATCAAACTCTACATTGCCCCCGTATTTCTCCGATCTTTTAATTTCAAAAGCACCGGTAATCTTTGGAAAGAGTATAAGGCGGGCTATTTGAAGTAGAGGATTCTCCTCCTTTACTCCCATAGGGCAATATGCCTTATTAATTTTTTCCTTAATAGCTTGTTCTTCATCCCTAACTGAAATCATACTTTCAGGCTTTGATGAACTCATTTTGTCACCAGGCCCCGTAAGTGAAGAAATAAGTGGGGTATGTAGACATACAAACGGCTTATAGTCTATTTTTGAAGAAAGTTCTCTGCCGAGCATATGGATCTTCCTCTGCTCAATTCCTCCAATGGCCACATCTACCCCCAAATACTTTATGTCCACAATCTGTAAAAATGGGTATAGAACCTGAGAGACTCTTGCATGCTCAATGTCTCTTGCAATTACCTGCATACTTCTAAGGGCCCTATTAATAGTTGTGTCCAACGAAAGAGCAAATACATCGTCAATATATTCTAATGATCTTTCAAAAGATGATCCCAATACATACTCTGTAGACTTCAATCCAAATGATTTAAAGGTCTCTTCCCATATCGAGGTCTGCTCGTGTATCCATTCCCAGTCACCTTTTCTATTGAGCCACGTGTGCCAATCTGCAAATAAGACTTTTACTTTAAAGCCAGCTTTTTCCATATCTTTCAATTTTGACATTGTCACGAGATGACCAAGATGAACATCACCTGAAGTTTCATAACCACAGTAGCATACAGGCTGATTTTTATTATTCAATAGCTCAAGTAGCTCTTCTTCTGTTACAACTTCTTCAGCATTTCTAGTTATAATCTCTAATCTATTGTCCATGGCGAACACCTATATTATTAGTATTTATTTCTTTCTCATTTCATGAAATTTAAGGTAGAATAACAGATAAATAAATTTTGGAATGTCTAAAGCGGTGAAATGTGATTTTTCATCTCCATAAATTGTTTCAATAGGTACTTCTTCAATTCTCATATGAAACTTTCCTGCGTAAGACAAAACCTCTGTTTCTATATTGTATCTTTCTGATTCTAAATTCATCTTCTCTAAAAACTCTCTCTTGATGGCCCTATATCCTGATTGAGTATCTCCAATATTAATGCCAAAAAATAATCTTATCAATGCAGTCGAAATAAAGTTTGATATCTTCCTAACAAACGGCATGGCTTTTGTATTTCCTAAAAATCTTGAACCTATTGTGATATCGGCCCTATCTTTTTGAATAGGTTCAACAAGTTTATAAATGTCTTCTGGTCTATGTTGAAGATCCGCATCAAGAAAAACAATAATATCTCCTTTTGCTATCGAGGCCCCTGTTCTAATAGCTCTCCCTTTGCCATAATTAACATCATGGACTACAACCCTTGCGCCTGCTTTTTTGGCCATCTCTCCAGTTCTGTCTCTACTTCCATCGTCCACAACTATTTTTTCAAAGATATCTTTTGGTATTCTTTCTACTACCTCACGAATACTTCGCTCTACATTGAATGAAGGGATAACTACTGAAACTCGGCCCATAAAAAAGGAATAAAAAGAAGATTTATAAGCCTTAAGATGATAGAAAATATCTCTTAGAGCATAAAACGAGCTAATTCACAATATTTTAATAAAAAGTTTTATAAAGCAATGAAAAGGCTTTAAGAAAAAGGTGAGTTCATGAAGAGAAGAATCAAAAATCTTTTGAGGAGCGTCAAGAAAAGTGGAGCATACCCTCAGAAGGTTAATTTCAAGAAGAGGAAAAAAGAGAAGTATTATCCAGCGCTCAGAAGCTAAACACAACTTTTTTAATATATTATTTTAATTAATTTATATGATATCTAAAAAAAGAGTCTTATATTTTGCTTCTTTTTGCCATACAATAACACACGCAATGACTTTGACTCTTGCACCACTTTTGCCCTTGATAAGGTCAGAGCTAAATCTTACAAACGCAGAAACTACCTCTTTTGCTTTTATTTCTTTTTTGGCTTTTGGTGCCCTTGCTTTACCATCAGGACTGCTTTCCGATAAGGTAGGCTCTTTAAAAGTTATGAAAATTGGACTAGGTTTATTCTTATTATCAATAGTAGGCATAGTGTTATCAAACGGCCCTCTTGGTCTGTGGTTGTCTTTATTATTGTTGGGCGTTGGGGCAGGAACTTACCATCCTGCAGGACTCTCTCTTGTGTCTAAGCTTTATCCAAAGGATATGGGCAAAGCCATGGGATTTAATGGTTTGTTAGGGAACTTCGGTGAATCCTCATCTCCCATAATAGCTGCCGCAGTTGGAGTATACATTGGATGGAAATATCCTTACCTATTATGGAGTATCCCAATATTAATATTATTGTCTATTAGTTTTTCAATTAAAGATTCTAAGATCAAACGTCATATCCAGGATGAAGAAAATCGTGACTTTAAGTATCTTGAAGAAACAAGGAAATTGATATCAAAAGAATTTGTATTATATATCCTAATCCTACTTTTTAGAGGATTGTTTTACACTGGAACAGTTTTATTATTAACTACTTTTGCAAAAGATGTTTTATCACTTAAAGTTTTAATAGGTGGTTTAATCACAACAATACTGATAGTTTCGGGTATGCCAGGACAAATAATTGGTGGAAAAATATCTGACAAACTTGGTTACAAAAAACCACTTCTTGTTTTCACTGCGATTAGTTCTATTTCAATTGCTCTTATTGCTAATACCACAAGTGCAATTGTATTTTTAATTTTTTCAATTGCTATGGGATTTTCATATTTTGCCGCGCAGCCTGCACAAAATATGCTTACCGCTTCGATGA is part of the Methanofastidiosum sp. genome and encodes:
- a CDS encoding KH domain-containing protein, producing the protein MSEEFVKIPQDRLGVLIGKEGEVKRHIEKRLSVKLEIDSEEGLVRIFQKDGAEEPLNLWKARDIVRAIGRGFPFEKASKIFSDIFIFEMLYLPDYLGKSSKAWERQRGRIIGKDGSTRKTIEDLTSTDICVYGKTVSIIGDYDGAADAKEALEMILEGKPHSIVYKYLEKRKKDKVRDIGDNLDF
- a CDS encoding serine protein kinase RIO — protein: MGDIEDHIEVYERKEEIKNLKRERVDRDSDIFKVRDEVFDQSTRLTLFKLMNNGYIESLNGEIATGKEANVFYGKDGEGKEIAVKIYRIATSNFNKMYEYLVGDPRFYYTKKDKRSTVFSWAKREFKNLKIASEVINVPKPILTRNNILIMEFLGKNTKAYPTLKDNKSRDPEKDFNIIIENVDKLYKAGLIHADLSEYNILMGKKIYFIDFAQGTIKDSIMAQDFLKRDIENITRYFSNYIEVPEVNETLKGILNE
- the eif1A gene encoding translation initiation factor eIF-1A, which produces MRYGLYRRDYLKYQPRTTGDEEQVQRTRTPQKGEVLGVVDQMLGAGRMKVRCTDGKERICSVPGKFKRRLWIKMGMVVLVEPWELKGDERGNIIYRYSRAQTKWLIDNGYMTL
- a CDS encoding tyrosine--tRNA ligase, coding for MDNRLEIITRNAEEVVTEEELLELLNNKNQPVCYCGYETSGDVHLGHLVTMSKLKDMEKAGFKVKVLFADWHTWLNRKGDWEWIHEQTSIWEETFKSFGLKSTEYVLGSSFERSLEYIDDVFALSLDTTINRALRSMQVIARDIEHARVSQVLYPFLQIVDIKYLGVDVAIGGIEQRKIHMLGRELSSKIDYKPFVCLHTPLISSLTGPGDKMSSSKPESMISVRDEEQAIKEKINKAYCPMGVKEENPLLQIARLILFPKITGAFEIKRSEKYGGNVEFDSYDSLERAYLSKEVHPMDLKKSVIDYLVEIISEIRSI
- a CDS encoding glycosyltransferase family 2 protein, encoding MGRVSVVIPSFNVERSIREVVERIPKDIFEKIVVDDGSRDRTGEMAKKAGARVVVHDVNYGKGRAIRTGASIAKGDIIVFLDADLQHRPEDIYKLVEPIQKDRADITIGSRFLGNTKAMPFVRKISNFISTALIRLFFGINIGDTQSGYRAIKREFLEKMNLESERYNIETEVLSYAGKFHMRIEEVPIETIYGDEKSHFTALDIPKFIYLLFYLKFHEMRKK
- a CDS encoding MFS transporter translates to MISKKRVLYFASFCHTITHAMTLTLAPLLPLIRSELNLTNAETTSFAFISFLAFGALALPSGLLSDKVGSLKVMKIGLGLFLLSIVGIVLSNGPLGLWLSLLLLGVGAGTYHPAGLSLVSKLYPKDMGKAMGFNGLLGNFGESSSPIIAAAVGVYIGWKYPYLLWSIPILILLSISFSIKDSKIKRHIQDEENRDFKYLEETRKLISKEFVLYILILLFRGLFYTGTVLLLTTFAKDVLSLKVLIGGLITTILIVSGMPGQIIGGKISDKLGYKKPLLVFTAISSISIALIANTTSAIVFLIFSIAMGFSYFAAQPAQNMLTASMSSTKIRGLLYGFSSLCIFGFGSFAASVGGYIADVLTWRAAFYMLAIFALIDVFLINLKREKKEDIKQT